The following coding sequences are from one Lolium rigidum isolate FL_2022 chromosome 6, APGP_CSIRO_Lrig_0.1, whole genome shotgun sequence window:
- the LOC124658974 gene encoding GDSL esterase/lipase At1g28590-like, protein MKLLCILPVLLLACVEPAASSLRRYDSIFSFGDSFADTGNDIVVFAENSLVTPAAELPYGMTFFGRPTGRNSNGRLIIDFIAEKLEVPFVPPFLTHNGSFRRGANFAVAGATALDSSFFRDIPGVGQFVLNSSSSVQLRWFDSLKPSLCSPEQACRCFFKKSLFFMGEIGFNDYSFAVFGMNTTQLRSIVPDVVKTISAATEVVIKQGAKTVVVPGIPPLGCTPPNLFFFPSADPAGYENSTGCLKDLNEIAVHHNSLLQESLKNVRRNHPNARVVYADFFTPVIEMVESPDKFGLIQDVLRCCCGGGGKYNFNISAGCGMPGATVCEDPSAYLFWDGHLTEEAYRYIAKGWLNSIDNLEY, encoded by the exons ATGAAGCTGCTCTGCATCCTCCCGGTTCTCCTCCTCGCGTGCGTGgagcccgccgcctcctccctccgGCGCTACGATTCCATCTTCAGCTTCGGCGACTCCTTCGCCGACACCGGAAATGACATCGTCGTTTTCGCGGAGAACTCGCTCGTCACCCCTGCAGCGGAGCTTCCCTACGGCATGACATTCTTCGGCCGCCCCACGGGCCGCAACTCCAATGGCCGCCTCATCATCGACTTCATTG CTGAGAAGCTCGAGGTGCCGTTCGTCCCGCCGTTCCTGACGCACAACGGCAGCTTCCGCCGAGGCGCCAACTTCGCCGTCGCCGGCGCCACCGCTCTGGACTCCAGTTTCTTCAGAGACATCCCGGGTGTAGGCCAGTTCGTTCTCAACTCCAGCTCCAGCGTGCAGCTGCGGTGGTTCGACTCCCTGAAGCCGTCGCTGTGCAGCCCTGAACAAG CGTGCCGGTGCTTCTTCAAGAAGTCACTCTTTTTCATGGGGGAAATCGGCTTTAACGATTACAGCTTCGCTGTTTTCGGAATGAACACTACGCAGCTCAGATCCATCGTCCCAGACGTGGTCAAAACCATCTCCGCGGCCACTGAG GTAGTAATCAAGCAGGGGGCAAAGACCGTCGTCGTGCCCGGGATCCCGCCGCTGGGATGCACGCCACCGAACTTGTTTTTCTTCCCTAGCGCCGACCCGGCAGGCTACGAGAACAGCACTGGGTGCCTCAAAGATCTCAACGAGATAGCTGTCCACCACAACTCCCTGCTGCAAGAGTCACTCAAGAATGTCCGGAGAAACCACCCCAATGCCAGGGTCGTCTACGCAGATTTCTTCACCCCGGTCATCGAGATGGTGGAGTCTCCTGACAAATTTG GACTTATACAAGATGTTCTTAGGtgttgctgcggtggaggtgggaaGTACAACTTCAACATAAGCGCCGGCTGCGGTATGCCCGGCGCCACGGTGTGCGAGGACCCGTCTGCATACTTGTTTTGGGATGGACACCTCACGGAGGAGGCCTACCGCTATATTGCCAAAGGCTGGTTGAATAGCATAGACAATTTGGAATACTAG